A region of Heteronotia binoei isolate CCM8104 ecotype False Entrance Well chromosome 2, APGP_CSIRO_Hbin_v1, whole genome shotgun sequence DNA encodes the following proteins:
- the TICAM1 gene encoding TIR domain-containing adapter molecule 1 codes for MAENLGAQPSFEQLSGLLANIPQDKLILLKHKLNCVRKDTRSCKLLQAMILLTLRREAEAREILDTLGDDAAAAHICRRHWGSPQGSAVHPPTQEAPVAQVVAQIYSLLAEENLCCPQTRDEAYRAAIEAFRSNNGVQSSKLSALLAEARDKCGLSFTTEVASGGFNTLKSGLRSIPVPINGSLVPLGQPLRSTGSPASFVSHFEISQSPTVPYISGPPRHCGAHEVSRLCERAPSSLAQPSEGSTRQVSASESPGAQEQPKSRSIDDFQGSCLDPSVSSRKADASSLEESVRSPVECTEPSTIMPATVQDLKESTPSNVKSTCTLQADPAIKGCIQSSVEDCSPCQSSAPEAASSSTDVPPATAASSSMDTSGDENQFFMFVVVHANEDERIACRVRERLENMGVPNGATFCEDFLVPGHNQLTCFQDALDNSAFVLLLLTENFRSQLCAFQTNMALINSFTNIVKNNSVIPFIPKESPLKKGEMPGMLMGLADLNENECVFEKRVKRTFRLSEFKKKKFVWSMNQQIRHQELLREERRDYWQIQQRLLALSLQPGYPAQMPFPATQMNFQGVHQVPPGHTPPPFSFPTSAVPGMFQPPPGPDPAAPFQPFTVPLPAPQGPQSHLIIQHAQMVQIGDCNQMQVERTNAALGVTEDRAQEGQGVEAEARDRHGD; via the coding sequence ATGGCAGAGAATCTTGGGGCCCAACCAAGTTTTGAGCAGCTCTCTGGCCTCTTGGCCAACATCCCGCAAGACAAGTTGATTCTCCTGAAACACAAACTGAACTGTGTGAGGAAAGATACTAGGAGCTGCAAACTCCTGCAAGCAATGATCCTGTTGACCTTGAGACGAGAGGCAGAGGCCAGGGAGATCCTGGACACTTTGGGGGATGATGCAGCAGCGGCCCATATCTGCAGACGTCACTGGGGCAGCCCGCAGGGAAGCGCTGTTCATCCACCAACACAAGAGGCTCCAGTGGCTCAGGTGGTGGCTCAAATTTATTCACTGCTAGCAGAAGAAAATCTGTgttgtccccagaccagagatgAAGCCTATCGAGCAGCCATTGAGGCTTTTCGTAGCAACAATGGGGTCCAGAGCTCCAAGCTCAGTGCCCTCCTGGCTGAAGCACGAGATAAGTGTGGCCTCAGTTTCACTACAGAGGTGGCTAGTGGTGGATTTAACACTCTGAAATCTGGTCTGAGGAGCATCCCAGTTCCAATTAATGGTTCGCTGGTGCCGTTGGGTCAGCCCCTGCGTTCCACCGGTTCACCTGCTTcctttgtgagccactttgagatcaGCCAGTCGCCCACCGTGCCCTATATCAGTGGCCCACCTCGCCACTGTGGCGCCCATGAAGTCAGCAGGCTTTGCGAGAGGGCCCCCAGTTCTTTGGCACAACCTAGTGAAGGCAGCACTAGGCAGGTGTCAGCATCTGAGAGCCCAGGGGCACAAGAACAGCCCAAAAGCCGTAGCATAGATGACTTCCAAGGGAGCTGCTTGGATCCATCAGTGTCCTCTCGCAAGGCAGATGCATCATCTTTGGAGGAGAGTGTTCGGAGCCCCGTGGAATGTACTGAACCCTCAACTATAATGCCAGCGACAGTGCAGGATCTCAAGGAAAGCACTCCCTCAAATGTGAAGAGTACATGCACACTGCAAGCTGACCCGGCTATCAAAGGCTGTATTCAAAGTTCTGTAGAGGACTGTTCTCCATGTCAAAGCTCTGCTCCTGAAGCCGCATCTTCTTCAACAGATGTCCCTCCTGCAACAGCGGCCTCCTCCTCCATGGACACATCAGGGGATGAAAACCAGTTCTTCATGTTCGTTGTTGTGCATGCAAATGAAGATGAGAGGATCGCCTGCCGGGTAAGGGAGCGTCTGGAAAACATGGGGGTCCCTAATGGAGCCACCTTCTGTGAGGACTTCCTGGTCCCTGGACATAACCAACTGACTTGCTTCCAGGATGCGCTGGACAACTCGGCCTTCGTGCTTCTGCTCCTGACAGAGAACTTCCGGAGCCAGCTCTGCGCCTTCCAGACAAACATGGCTTTGATTAATTCTTTCACCAACATTGTCAAAAACAACTCGGTCATCCCTTTTATACCCAAAGAAAGCCCCTTAAAGAAAGGGGAGATGCCAGGCATGCTGATGGGGCTTGCGGACCTGAATGAGAATGAGTGTGTTTTTGAAAAAAGGGTGAAGAGAACTTTCAGGCTTTCtgaatttaaaaagaagaagtTTGTCTGGAGCATGAATCAGCAGATACGGCATCAAGAACTACTGCGTGAGGAACGTCGAGATTATTGGCAGATTCAGCAGCGCCTCTTGGCCCTCAGCCTGCAGCCCGGCTACCCAGCCCAGATGCCTTTTCCAGCAACACAAATGAACTTTCAAGGCGTGCACCAAGTCCCACCCGGGCACACTCCACCCCCATTTTCTTTCCCCACATCTGCCGTGCCTGGGATGTTCCAGCCTCCACCTGGGCCTGATCCAGCTGCTCCTTTCCAGCCCTTCACTGTTCCTCTCCCAGCCCCACAGGGACCTCAGTCCCACCTGATCATTCAGCATGCCCAGATGGTTCAGATTGGGGATTGCAACCAGATGCAGGTGGAAAGGACCAACGCGGCACTAGGCGTGACTGAAGATCGGGCCCAGGAGGGCCAGGGAGTGGAAGCGGAGGCAAGGGACAGACAtggggactga